Proteins from a genomic interval of Paenibacillus sp. FSL H8-0048:
- a CDS encoding extracellular solute-binding protein: MGMKHKPKKMGLLLAGLMLTSLAAGCSSSNNAAGSNTPANAEATKAPATETAAPALNADEPGWKSDTSPITFDWYLNFAWFANKWGVDPTSQYITKKTGVNVNFIVPAGNENEKLNTLIASGKLPDFITLGYWEDAIKKMVEGELVLPLNKLAEEYDPYFFKVSDKDKLGWYTQPDGNVYGYPNSSSSPADYEKYGDTYISNQTFAVRKDIYEAIGSPDMRTPEGFLGALKAAQEKFPEVNGQPLIPLGLHEFTENGNDSLEGYIQNFLNIPWEKDGKVYDRETDPEYVRWMKTLRQANQDGLLAKDIFIDKRAQMEEKIVQGRYFAMLYQRTDFASQLGTIFQKNPEQVYIAVDGPANTKMDQPALNGPGISGWTVTLISKDVKDKARAIKFLSYLNSEEGNKDLYLGEKGVSYDTIDGKDQFLPEANKLMNSDRAAFDKQYGSSFTFWMLQNTNITDQWKPESVEPFKQLEDWTKGKSINTSEFQLIDPTGNSPEGIIATKLKQLRGKTMPKLLMADSDAEFDKIWTEYIAKKEKEGQATFDAYRQTKYEENKKKLGM, from the coding sequence ATGGGCATGAAACATAAGCCAAAAAAAATGGGTCTCCTGCTTGCAGGACTAATGCTGACCTCCTTGGCGGCAGGCTGCTCCAGCAGCAATAACGCAGCAGGGAGCAACACACCGGCGAATGCGGAAGCTACCAAAGCACCAGCCACAGAAACAGCAGCACCTGCACTGAATGCAGATGAGCCGGGCTGGAAAAGCGATACTTCACCAATCACCTTCGACTGGTACCTGAACTTTGCCTGGTTCGCCAACAAGTGGGGCGTTGACCCGACTTCGCAATATATTACGAAAAAGACCGGCGTTAACGTGAACTTCATCGTTCCTGCCGGCAATGAGAATGAAAAGCTGAATACGCTGATTGCTTCCGGCAAGCTGCCTGACTTCATCACCCTCGGCTACTGGGAAGATGCGATCAAAAAAATGGTGGAAGGCGAGCTGGTGCTTCCGCTGAACAAGCTGGCTGAGGAATATGACCCGTACTTCTTCAAGGTCTCGGATAAAGATAAGCTGGGCTGGTACACACAGCCGGACGGTAACGTCTACGGCTATCCTAACTCCTCCTCTTCTCCTGCCGACTACGAAAAATATGGTGATACTTATATTTCGAACCAGACCTTCGCTGTCCGCAAGGATATCTATGAAGCGATCGGCAGCCCGGATATGCGCACACCTGAAGGCTTCCTCGGCGCTCTGAAGGCAGCCCAGGAGAAATTCCCTGAAGTGAACGGGCAGCCGCTGATTCCGCTGGGTCTGCATGAGTTCACCGAGAACGGCAATGATTCCCTTGAAGGCTACATTCAGAACTTCCTGAACATTCCTTGGGAAAAAGACGGCAAGGTCTATGACCGTGAGACAGACCCTGAGTATGTCCGCTGGATGAAGACCCTCCGCCAGGCGAACCAGGACGGCTTGCTCGCGAAGGATATCTTCATTGACAAGCGTGCTCAAATGGAAGAGAAAATCGTACAGGGCCGCTACTTCGCAATGCTCTATCAACGTACAGACTTTGCTTCCCAGCTCGGAACGATTTTCCAGAAGAACCCTGAGCAGGTGTACATTGCAGTAGACGGTCCGGCTAACACCAAGATGGATCAGCCTGCACTGAACGGCCCCGGGATCTCCGGCTGGACCGTAACCCTGATCTCGAAGGATGTTAAGGATAAGGCGCGTGCGATCAAATTCCTCAGCTATCTGAACAGTGAAGAAGGCAACAAGGATCTTTATCTGGGCGAAAAAGGGGTCAGCTATGATACAATTGACGGTAAGGACCAGTTCCTGCCTGAAGCGAATAAGCTCATGAACTCCGACCGTGCAGCCTTCGATAAGCAATACGGCTCTTCCTTCACCTTCTGGATGCTGCAAAATACGAATATTACCGACCAGTGGAAGCCGGAATCGGTTGAGCCGTTCAAGCAACTGGAAGACTGGACCAAAGGCAAGTCGATCAATACTTCGGAGTTCCAGTTAATCGATCCTACGGGTAACTCACCGGAAGGCATTATCGCTACCAAGCTGAAACAGCTCCGCGGCAAAACGATGCCGAAGCTGCTGATGGCTGATTCCGATGCGGAATTCGACAAGATCTGGACGGAATATATTGCGAAGAAGGAAAAGGAAGGCCAAGCGACCTTCGATGCCTACCGCCAGACGAAATATGAAGAGAACAAGAAAAAACTCGGAATGTAA
- a CDS encoding carbohydrate ABC transporter permease — protein MFALKRKTKGEAIFDIVNNLVMLCVCFLTLYPIWYVLVNSFNDGNDAMLGGIYWWPRMITLKNFEAVFASPGIMLAMGITVAKTVLGVAVHVFFTAMVAYALSRRDLVGGKIYILIGTITLFFNGGLIPTFLLNRDLHLLDNFLVYIIPVMFSFFDLIIFMTFFREIPEGLEEAARIDGANDWSIFLRIILPVSMPVIATIALFHGVYQWNDYFAGIIYINNVDLQPIQTYLFRVVAQSSSNTMMVAVQGNAATRSVTSQSIKLATMVVTTLPIVFVYPFLQRYFVKGMMIGSIKG, from the coding sequence ATGTTCGCTCTAAAACGTAAAACCAAAGGTGAAGCCATCTTTGATATCGTCAATAATCTGGTCATGCTCTGCGTCTGCTTCCTGACGCTGTATCCGATCTGGTATGTGCTGGTCAATTCCTTCAATGACGGGAACGACGCCATGCTGGGCGGCATCTACTGGTGGCCGCGGATGATCACGCTGAAGAATTTCGAGGCGGTATTCGCAAGTCCCGGCATTATGCTCGCCATGGGGATTACGGTAGCCAAGACCGTGCTTGGTGTCGCTGTCCATGTATTCTTCACCGCAATGGTGGCGTATGCTTTATCCCGCAGGGATCTGGTAGGCGGCAAAATCTACATCCTGATCGGGACCATTACGCTGTTCTTCAACGGCGGTCTGATTCCGACCTTCCTGCTGAACCGCGACCTTCATCTGCTGGATAACTTCCTGGTCTATATCATTCCGGTGATGTTCAGCTTCTTCGATCTCATTATCTTCATGACCTTCTTCCGGGAGATCCCCGAGGGTCTGGAGGAAGCAGCCCGGATTGACGGGGCCAACGACTGGTCCATCTTCCTGCGGATTATCCTTCCGGTCTCCATGCCGGTCATTGCTACCATTGCGCTGTTCCACGGCGTGTATCAATGGAATGATTATTTTGCCGGAATTATCTATATCAACAATGTGGATCTGCAGCCGATTCAGACGTATCTGTTCCGTGTAGTCGCCCAGTCCAGCTCCAATACCATGATGGTGGCTGTCCAGGGTAACGCGGCAACAAGATCCGTAACGTCCCAGTCCATCAAGCTGGCAACCATGGTTGTCACTACACTGCCTATCGTATTCGTCTATCCGTTCCTGCAGCGTTATTTCGTCAAAGGCATGATGATCGGCTCCATCAAGGGCTGA
- a CDS encoding ABC transporter permease, which yields MENKRNTKPNPAMGPLIPASIETGSGRKNTLWRKFVAQRHLQTMALLGVVWMIIFNYIPIYGLIISFKEYNIVKSIAEAPWVGLEHFRELFADEDLPNVIRNTLGISLIKLFIGFPLPIIFALFLNEVRSIRYKKAIQTISYLPHFLSWVVLGGILATWLADVGIINNILLALNLIDKPITYLAEPSYFWTIIITSDIWKELGWSAIIYLAAIAGVSPEMYEAATIDGAGRFQKMWFVTLPAIRATISILFVLAVSGVLNSNFDQILVLRNSLNDSASNVIDYYIYQTGIVSNRFSYSAAVTLVKAVIALILLLIANQVSKKINDTSLF from the coding sequence ATGGAGAACAAACGTAACACCAAGCCGAATCCGGCCATGGGGCCGCTCATTCCGGCGTCAATCGAAACCGGTTCAGGTCGCAAAAACACTCTGTGGAGGAAGTTTGTAGCCCAGCGTCATTTGCAGACCATGGCCCTGCTCGGCGTAGTCTGGATGATTATATTCAACTACATCCCGATTTATGGCTTGATTATTTCCTTCAAGGAATATAACATCGTCAAGTCGATTGCCGAAGCCCCATGGGTAGGGCTGGAGCATTTCAGGGAGCTGTTCGCTGACGAGGATCTGCCGAATGTCATCCGCAATACGCTTGGCATCAGCTTAATCAAGCTGTTCATCGGTTTTCCGCTGCCGATCATATTCGCTCTGTTCCTCAATGAGGTCCGTTCCATAAGGTACAAGAAGGCTATTCAGACGATCTCCTATCTGCCGCATTTCCTGTCCTGGGTTGTGCTTGGCGGGATTCTGGCTACCTGGCTGGCTGATGTAGGGATTATCAATAATATTCTGCTTGCGCTCAATCTGATTGACAAGCCGATTACCTATCTGGCTGAGCCCAGTTACTTCTGGACCATTATTATTACTTCCGACATCTGGAAGGAGCTTGGCTGGTCCGCCATTATCTATCTCGCGGCCATTGCCGGCGTATCTCCGGAAATGTATGAAGCGGCAACGATTGACGGAGCGGGACGCTTCCAGAAAATGTGGTTTGTCACACTGCCGGCAATCCGGGCAACGATCAGCATTCTGTTCGTTCTGGCCGTCAGCGGGGTGCTGAATTCCAACTTCGACCAGATTCTGGTCCTGCGGAACTCGCTCAATGACAGTGCTTCTAATGTAATTGACTACTATATCTATCAGACGGGTATTGTCTCCAACCGCTTCTCCTATTCTGCGGCGGTCACCCTGGTCAAAGCGGTCATAGCACTGATTCTGCTTCTGATTGCCAACCAGGTATCCAAAAAAATCAACGACACGTCGCTGTTCTAG
- a CDS encoding cellobiose phosphorylase codes for MSHYTFDSGKFIIEQFHEGKPFASFLPGLAGLKGIPMWTFYVNRGQGISSFGVRDKNSPIMEFSPANISYKNVTSTGFRTFIKLKGAAEIYEPFQSARPDPEAKRIMTILPNGLTIEETHPGHGLKTTVHYFNLPGDDYAALVRQVEIENIGGAELELELLDGLPEVLPFGVENGNYKEMGNLLRSWMDVFNLENGIPFYKLRSGTNDDAEIGKIESGHFYLSSTAEGELLRPLVDYEVIFGGNTSLTYPDRFAAHPLAELLAQAQYPVNKVPCGFSGTARTLAPGASLKLNTIIGHVNDIARINERTAELCREEYFAAKSLEAAALTEELTADIATRTSSPVFDAYCRQSYLDNFLRGGYPFIFDNGEEGFVVHLYSRKHGDMERDYNFFSLAPEYYSQGNGNFRDMNQNRRNDVFFHPKVGSFNIKMFYSLIQADGYNPLSVQGTSFEILPGAEEQLKTWLSGALAEQHAGLTQLLAGRFTAGSLINYIADQQIALTLSEQEFLSGVLALSQQNIEAAFGEGFWSDHWTYNLDLVEGYLDIYPERLAELLFGDETYAFYDSPAYVLPRSEKYVISGGKVRQFGALLEDEEKLHKLKRKASDTEWLRTQGGHGEIYRTSLFVKMLSLALNKFATLDPYGMGVEMEANKPGWNDAMNGLPGLIGSGMSETLELKRMLVFMAEALENSAGLPSAVALPVEMAGLLTQVGQAVTEVLDGSLADFLYWDRVASAREAYRAEIRFGITGETRDVALTVIRGMLEQWLRKTDQGILRAVEMGGGLVPTYFRFEATRFRPVTDAAGEPVISGYGLPKAVVEEFEASALPYFLEGPTRWLKTLDDLETAKDIYSRVKQSGLFDPVTSMYRTSVSLEEEGHEIGRIRAFTAGWQERESNFLHMSYKYLLELLKAGLYEEFYSELRTSLIPFLDPEVYGRSTLENSSFISTGGNPDPHTHGRGFVARLSGSTAEFLSMWRTMMAGSSLFAMEDGKLTLALHPALPGWLFDGQGEVSFKLLGSTEVTYVNPRHADTFGDSKAVIQQMKLEFRSGEERSVSGGLLRGADAEALRRGEIAAIRAVMD; via the coding sequence ATGAGCCATTATACTTTTGATTCAGGGAAATTTATTATTGAGCAGTTCCACGAAGGTAAGCCGTTCGCCAGCTTCCTGCCCGGCCTGGCCGGACTGAAGGGAATCCCGATGTGGACGTTCTATGTGAACCGCGGCCAAGGGATCAGCAGCTTCGGCGTGCGGGACAAAAACTCGCCGATCATGGAGTTCTCGCCGGCCAATATCTCCTACAAGAATGTAACATCGACCGGCTTCCGTACCTTCATCAAGCTGAAGGGGGCAGCAGAGATCTATGAACCGTTCCAATCGGCCCGCCCGGACCCTGAAGCCAAGCGGATCATGACCATTCTGCCCAACGGATTAACCATTGAGGAGACGCATCCCGGACATGGACTGAAGACAACGGTCCACTACTTCAACCTTCCGGGCGATGATTATGCCGCGCTGGTCCGCCAGGTGGAGATTGAGAACATCGGCGGAGCCGAACTTGAGCTGGAACTGCTGGACGGTCTGCCGGAGGTACTTCCGTTCGGGGTGGAGAACGGCAACTATAAGGAGATGGGGAACCTGCTCCGCAGCTGGATGGATGTGTTCAACCTGGAAAACGGAATCCCGTTCTACAAGCTGCGCTCCGGCACGAATGACGATGCCGAAATCGGTAAGATCGAGAGCGGGCATTTCTATCTCTCCTCCACAGCGGAAGGGGAGCTGCTCCGCCCGCTGGTAGACTATGAGGTGATCTTTGGCGGGAATACTTCACTGACCTATCCCGACCGCTTTGCGGCGCATCCGCTGGCAGAACTGCTGGCACAGGCGCAATATCCGGTCAACAAGGTGCCGTGCGGCTTCAGCGGCACAGCCCGGACCCTGGCTCCGGGGGCTTCGCTGAAGCTGAATACCATCATCGGGCATGTGAATGATATTGCCCGGATTAATGAACGGACGGCGGAGCTGTGCCGTGAGGAGTATTTTGCCGCCAAGTCCCTTGAAGCCGCTGCGCTGACCGAGGAGTTAACTGCCGATATCGCTACCCGGACATCCTCGCCGGTCTTCGACGCGTATTGCCGCCAGTCTTATCTCGACAATTTCCTGCGCGGGGGGTATCCGTTTATCTTTGACAATGGAGAAGAGGGCTTCGTCGTCCATCTCTACTCCCGCAAGCATGGCGATATGGAACGGGATTATAACTTCTTCTCGCTGGCCCCCGAATATTATTCGCAGGGGAACGGGAACTTCCGCGATATGAACCAGAACCGCCGCAACGACGTCTTTTTCCATCCCAAGGTGGGCAGCTTCAATATCAAAATGTTCTATAGCCTCATTCAGGCAGACGGCTACAATCCGCTCAGTGTACAGGGCACCAGCTTCGAGATTCTGCCGGGTGCGGAAGAGCAGCTTAAGACCTGGCTGTCCGGGGCGCTTGCGGAGCAGCATGCGGGACTTACGCAGCTCTTGGCTGGACGCTTCACCGCAGGCAGTCTGATTAACTATATTGCCGATCAGCAGATTGCGTTAACCCTGAGCGAGCAGGAATTCCTCAGCGGGGTGCTTGCGTTGTCGCAGCAGAACATTGAAGCCGCCTTCGGCGAGGGGTTCTGGTCGGATCACTGGACGTATAACCTGGACCTGGTGGAAGGATATCTGGATATTTATCCTGAGCGCCTTGCGGAGCTGCTGTTCGGGGATGAGACGTATGCGTTCTACGATTCTCCGGCCTATGTCCTGCCGCGCAGCGAGAAGTATGTGATCAGCGGCGGCAAGGTGCGGCAGTTCGGAGCTCTGCTGGAGGACGAGGAGAAGCTGCACAAGCTGAAGCGAAAGGCATCCGACACCGAGTGGCTGCGCACGCAAGGCGGGCACGGGGAGATCTACCGGACCAGTCTGTTTGTGAAAATGCTATCGCTTGCCCTGAACAAATTCGCCACGCTTGATCCGTACGGTATGGGTGTGGAGATGGAGGCGAACAAGCCGGGCTGGAACGATGCAATGAACGGGCTGCCGGGCCTGATCGGCTCGGGGATGAGCGAGACGCTGGAGCTGAAGCGCATGCTGGTCTTCATGGCGGAAGCGCTGGAGAACAGTGCCGGGCTTCCTTCCGCAGTGGCGCTTCCAGTGGAAATGGCGGGGCTGCTGACACAGGTAGGCCAGGCTGTAACAGAGGTGCTGGACGGCTCGCTGGCTGATTTCCTGTATTGGGACCGCGTTGCCTCGGCGCGTGAGGCTTACCGGGCGGAGATCCGCTTCGGGATTACAGGCGAGACCCGTGATGTTGCCCTTACGGTGATACGCGGCATGCTGGAGCAGTGGCTGCGCAAGACGGATCAGGGGATATTGCGTGCGGTGGAGATGGGCGGCGGCCTGGTGCCAACCTATTTCCGTTTCGAGGCTACGCGCTTCCGGCCGGTTACGGATGCTGCCGGCGAGCCGGTCATCAGCGGCTATGGACTGCCGAAGGCCGTCGTAGAGGAATTCGAGGCTTCGGCGCTGCCGTATTTCCTCGAAGGTCCGACCCGCTGGCTCAAAACTCTAGATGATCTTGAGACGGCCAAGGATATATACAGCCGGGTGAAGCAGAGCGGGCTGTTCGATCCGGTCACCTCGATGTACCGCACTTCGGTATCGCTGGAGGAAGAGGGGCATGAGATCGGACGCATCCGGGCGTTCACCGCAGGCTGGCAGGAGCGGGAATCGAACTTCCTGCACATGTCCTATAAATACTTGCTTGAGCTGCTGAAGGCGGGGCTGTATGAAGAATTCTACAGTGAGCTGAGAACGTCGCTGATTCCGTTCCTTGACCCTGAGGTCTACGGACGCAGTACGCTGGAGAATTCGTCGTTCATCTCTACAGGCGGCAACCCTGACCCGCATACACACGGACGGGGATTTGTGGCCCGGCTGAGCGGCTCCACGGCCGAGTTCCTGAGCATGTGGAGAACGATGATGGCAGGCAGCAGCCTCTTCGCTATGGAGGATGGCAAACTAACCCTCGCGCTGCATCCGGCCCTTCCCGGCTGGCTGTTCGACGGGCAGGGAGAGGTCTCCTTCAAGCTGCTGGGCAGCACGGAAGTGACCTATGTGAATCCGCGTCATGCGGATACCTTCGGCGACAGCAAGGCGGTTATCCAGCAGATGAAGCTGGAATTCCGCAGCGGCGAGGAACGGAGTGTATCCGGCGGCTTGCTGCGCGGCGCAGATGCCGAGGCCTTGCGGCGCGGGGAGATTGCCGCGATCCGTGCGGTGATGGACTAA
- a CDS encoding glycoside hydrolase family 30 protein, with product MTTVQTVVTAKDTGDRLSPKEGIQFSAEGAAAKADIVLRPEQAYQTIIGFGGAFTEAAAYTLSRMSPAKRTEVIRRYFDPVDGLNYSMGRVHIHSCDFALGNYTYVEDGDTELKTFDISRDHKWVLPLIKDAMEVRGGPFTMLASPWSPPAWMKTNGEMNNGGSLKPEYAQVWARYYTKFIEAYRKEGVPVWAVSVQNEPAAVQTWDSCVYSAEEECDFVKNHLGPVMHEAGMDDVNIVIWDHNRDIMVERVTPILSDPEAAKYVWGTGIHWYGGEEFGKVEQVHELFPDKHILFTEGCQEGGVRLGEWFTGERYGRNMIGDLNAWTEGYLDWNLVLDETGGPNHVGNLCDAPVIADTATDEVHYNSSYYYIGHFSKFIAPGAVRIGLDSAAAEVLSAAFRNPDGSLAVVLMNEGGEARTLTLGLGAEIAECTLPAHSIATHVITQA from the coding sequence ATGACAACAGTACAAACCGTAGTGACCGCCAAAGATACAGGGGATCGCCTGAGTCCCAAGGAAGGCATTCAGTTTAGTGCAGAGGGCGCCGCGGCAAAAGCAGATATCGTGCTGCGGCCGGAGCAGGCGTATCAGACCATTATTGGTTTTGGCGGCGCATTCACAGAAGCAGCGGCGTATACCTTGTCCCGGATGAGTCCCGCGAAGCGCACAGAGGTCATCCGGCGGTATTTCGACCCGGTGGACGGGCTGAATTACAGTATGGGCCGTGTGCATATTCATAGCTGCGACTTTGCACTCGGTAATTATACGTATGTGGAGGATGGGGATACGGAGCTTAAGACCTTCGATATCTCGCGTGATCATAAGTGGGTTCTGCCGCTGATTAAGGATGCCATGGAGGTGCGGGGCGGACCGTTCACCATGCTGGCCTCCCCGTGGAGCCCGCCTGCCTGGATGAAGACCAACGGAGAGATGAACAACGGCGGCTCACTGAAGCCGGAGTATGCGCAGGTCTGGGCTCGGTATTACACCAAATTCATCGAGGCTTACCGCAAGGAAGGCGTTCCGGTCTGGGCGGTCTCTGTGCAGAATGAGCCGGCAGCGGTGCAGACCTGGGATTCCTGTGTGTATAGTGCTGAGGAAGAGTGTGATTTTGTCAAAAACCACCTCGGCCCCGTGATGCACGAAGCCGGAATGGACGATGTGAACATCGTGATCTGGGATCATAACCGCGACATTATGGTTGAGCGCGTGACCCCGATTCTGTCGGACCCGGAGGCTGCCAAGTATGTCTGGGGGACCGGTATCCACTGGTACGGCGGCGAGGAGTTCGGGAAGGTGGAGCAGGTGCATGAGCTTTTCCCGGATAAGCATATTCTCTTCACGGAAGGCTGCCAGGAGGGTGGCGTGCGTCTAGGCGAATGGTTCACGGGCGAGCGCTACGGCCGCAATATGATCGGTGATCTGAATGCCTGGACCGAAGGCTATCTGGATTGGAATCTGGTGCTGGATGAGACGGGCGGGCCGAACCATGTGGGCAATCTCTGCGATGCTCCGGTGATTGCGGATACAGCTACGGACGAGGTCCACTACAACAGCTCGTATTACTACATCGGGCATTTCAGCAAATTTATTGCTCCGGGTGCGGTGCGGATCGGCCTGGACTCGGCAGCGGCAGAGGTGCTGTCGGCAGCGTTCCGCAATCCGGATGGCAGCCTTGCTGTGGTGCTGATGAACGAAGGCGGGGAAGCCCGTACGCTGACGCTGGGACTGGGCGCTGAAATCGCCGAATGCACGCTGCCTGCGCACTCTATTGCGACCCATGTGATTACACAGGCTTAG
- a CDS encoding LacI family DNA-binding transcriptional regulator produces the protein MTTIYDIAKRTGYSPTTVSKAFNNYSDVREKTREEILRTAREMGYLPNAHARTLTTKKSWTIGVLFVENTGAGIRHPFFSAVIESFKQVAVAKGYALMFISKDVGGKQSGYLENCRIRGVDGVVVFLSDYDDPYFRELLESDIPTVVLDFETELSHTVCSDNMTGALQAVEYLVSLGHRRIAHISGGGNTYPGQQRELGYRTAMEQQGLEVPDEYVAEGAFYALENGYGAMKRLLALPERPTAVFASGDLLALGAVMAAKDQGLAVPEDVSVMGYDDIELAGYVTPALTTVRQNTELLGTRAAELLLASMNGPGTAQEALVLPVEIIVRDSCAPPRM, from the coding sequence ATGACCACAATATACGACATTGCCAAAAGGACCGGCTACTCGCCAACCACAGTGTCCAAGGCGTTCAATAACTATTCCGATGTGCGGGAGAAGACGCGTGAGGAGATTCTGCGTACCGCCCGGGAGATGGGGTATCTTCCCAATGCGCATGCACGTACACTGACGACCAAGAAATCCTGGACCATCGGTGTGCTGTTTGTGGAGAATACGGGGGCGGGGATCCGCCATCCTTTTTTCAGCGCAGTGATTGAGAGCTTCAAGCAGGTTGCCGTAGCCAAGGGCTATGCCCTCATGTTCATCTCGAAGGATGTCGGCGGCAAACAGAGCGGATATCTGGAGAACTGCCGGATTCGCGGCGTCGACGGGGTGGTAGTATTCCTCTCCGATTACGATGACCCGTATTTCCGGGAGCTGCTGGAGAGTGATATTCCGACCGTGGTGCTCGATTTCGAGACAGAGCTGTCGCATACCGTCTGCTCGGATAACATGACCGGTGCCCTGCAGGCTGTGGAGTATCTGGTCAGTCTTGGACACCGCCGGATTGCCCACATCTCTGGAGGCGGGAACACCTATCCGGGACAGCAGCGGGAGCTGGGGTACAGAACGGCGATGGAGCAGCAGGGACTTGAGGTGCCGGATGAATATGTGGCAGAGGGAGCCTTCTACGCGCTGGAGAATGGTTATGGTGCAATGAAGCGTCTGCTGGCGCTGCCGGAGCGGCCGACGGCTGTTTTTGCTTCGGGTGACTTGCTGGCCTTGGGTGCGGTGATGGCGGCTAAGGATCAGGGGCTTGCGGTACCGGAGGATGTCTCGGTGATGGGCTATGACGACATTGAGCTTGCCGGATACGTCACGCCTGCGCTGACCACTGTGCGCCAGAACACCGAACTTCTGGGGACCCGGGCGGCGGAGCTGCTGCTGGCATCTATGAACGGTCCAGGTACGGCTCAGGAAGCACTTGTGCTGCCTGTAGAGATTATCGTGAGGGATTCCTGCGCACCGCCGCGCATGTGA
- a CDS encoding HNH endonuclease, whose amino-acid sequence MTETTTLPPSKKCAYCHQLKPLAEFRRRTGKRAKGLSRRGACRECRKLREAEASLPPVRASLEPALPERQAGPAGPLKRDKGPAAVSGAAAPGKTQPPMGQPRQAARPERTRDARGSAGAAGLKGKPRPRHAAETGRSLPQQRGPKPDPQDASALIPSAKGMILMRGHSDKGRRWHQEIDLELAVTLVKEHAAVVVNRRTIRRLYSNKDFRVYILTRDRYTCYFCGQYGDTIDHLLPRAKGGHTTPDNCVCACNLCNQTKADQSVEQFMSR is encoded by the coding sequence ATGACTGAGACGACAACTCTACCTCCATCCAAAAAATGCGCGTACTGCCACCAGCTTAAGCCGCTCGCTGAATTCCGCAGGCGCACAGGCAAGCGCGCCAAGGGCTTGTCCCGGCGCGGAGCCTGCCGGGAATGCCGCAAGCTCCGCGAGGCCGAGGCTTCCTTGCCGCCGGTGCGGGCAAGCCTAGAGCCTGCCCTGCCGGAGCGCCAGGCCGGACCGGCCGGTCCCCTCAAGCGGGACAAAGGGCCGGCCGCTGTCTCCGGGGCAGCTGCTCCCGGGAAGACACAGCCGCCCATGGGCCAGCCACGGCAAGCCGCCCGGCCGGAACGTACCCGGGACGCCAGAGGCAGCGCGGGCGCGGCCGGCCTTAAGGGCAAGCCACGGCCCCGCCATGCCGCCGAGACCGGGCGCAGCCTTCCACAGCAGCGCGGGCCGAAGCCCGATCCGCAGGATGCCTCTGCCCTGATCCCTTCGGCCAAGGGCATGATTCTCATGCGCGGACACAGCGATAAAGGCCGCCGCTGGCATCAGGAGATCGACCTTGAGCTTGCCGTGACGCTGGTCAAGGAGCATGCGGCCGTCGTCGTGAACCGGCGTACGATCCGCCGCTTGTACAGCAACAAGGACTTCCGCGTCTATATTTTGACGAGGGACCGCTATACCTGTTATTTCTGCGGCCAATACGGGGATACCATCGACCATCTGCTTCCCCGCGCCAAGGGCGGGCATACTACGCCGGATAACTGCGTCTGCGCCTGCAATTTATGCAATCAGACGAAGGCCGACCAGTCGGTGGAGCAATTCATGAGCCGGTAA
- a CDS encoding YwbE family protein has translation MNGQVRADIRPGIQVDIVLKQDQATGKLTHGTVKDILTNSPRHPHGIKVRLSDGQVGRVKNITGS, from the coding sequence ATGAACGGACAAGTAAGAGCGGATATCCGCCCCGGCATTCAAGTAGACATCGTGCTGAAGCAGGATCAGGCGACCGGCAAGCTCACGCACGGCACAGTGAAAGACATCCTGACCAACTCGCCCCGCCATCCGCACGGGATCAAGGTGCGGCTCTCGGACGGCCAGGTTGGACGGGTCAAGAACATTACCGGCTCATGA